One window of Anaerolineae bacterium genomic DNA carries:
- a CDS encoding AAA family ATPase yields MRLDRFTEHAQEAAMRAYEILQRYGHTQVDTEHLFLALVEQTEGAVPRLLQIMGVDPEALKRDLDAALRRSPRMYASASSMPGQVYITPRLKRVLDVATEEAQKRNDEYISTEHLLLGIAQERNTEAARILAEHGISKERIERAMQELRPGQRVTDPGAESRYRVLERYSRDLTQMAREGKLDPVIGREAEILRVIQVLCRRTKNNPVLIGDAGVGKTAIVEGLAQKLASGDVPEILQGKRLIALDLGAMVAGTRFRGEFEERLKAAIDEIQRSQGEIILFIDELHTVVGAGAAPGAIDASNMMKPALARGELRCIGATTLDEYRKYIERDSALERRFAPIFVDEPTPEETLEMLYGLRDRYEAHHKVKISDEALEAAVRLSHRYVTDRRLPDKAIDLIDEAAAKLRVAIYSMPAE; encoded by the coding sequence ATGCGATTGGACCGTTTTACCGAGCACGCACAGGAAGCGGCCATGCGTGCGTATGAAATATTACAGCGCTACGGCCACACCCAGGTGGACACCGAGCACCTGTTCCTGGCACTGGTGGAGCAGACCGAAGGAGCGGTCCCCCGCCTGCTCCAGATCATGGGCGTGGACCCGGAAGCCCTCAAGCGAGATCTGGATGCGGCACTGCGCCGCAGTCCCCGCATGTACGCCAGCGCCAGCAGTATGCCCGGCCAGGTGTATATCACGCCGCGCCTGAAACGGGTGCTGGACGTCGCCACAGAGGAAGCCCAGAAGCGCAACGACGAATACATCTCCACCGAGCACCTGCTCCTCGGCATCGCCCAGGAGCGCAATACCGAAGCGGCGCGCATCCTGGCGGAGCACGGCATCAGCAAGGAGCGCATTGAGCGCGCCATGCAGGAACTGCGCCCCGGCCAGCGCGTGACGGACCCCGGCGCGGAATCCCGCTACCGCGTGCTGGAGCGCTACAGCCGCGACCTGACCCAGATGGCGCGCGAGGGCAAGCTGGACCCGGTCATCGGCCGTGAGGCGGAGATCCTGCGCGTCATCCAGGTGCTCTGCCGGCGCACCAAAAACAACCCCGTCCTCATCGGCGACGCCGGCGTGGGCAAGACCGCCATCGTCGAGGGCCTGGCCCAGAAGCTGGCCAGCGGCGATGTCCCCGAAATCCTGCAGGGCAAGCGCCTCATCGCCCTCGACCTCGGCGCCATGGTCGCCGGCACCCGCTTCCGCGGCGAGTTCGAGGAGCGCCTGAAGGCCGCCATCGACGAGATCCAGCGCTCGCAGGGGGAGATCATCCTGTTCATTGACGAACTGCACACCGTGGTGGGCGCCGGCGCCGCCCCGGGCGCCATCGATGCCTCCAACATGATGAAGCCGGCGCTGGCGCGCGGCGAACTGCGCTGTATCGGCGCCACCACCCTGGACGAATACCGCAAGTACATCGAGCGGGACAGCGCCCTTGAGCGCCGCTTCGCCCCTATCTTCGTGGACGAGCCGACGCCCGAGGAGACGCTGGAGATGCTGTACGGCCTGCGCGATCGCTATGAGGCCCATCATAAGGTGAAAATCTCGGACGAGGCCCTGGAAGCGGCAGTGCGGCTCTCTCACCGCTACGTTACCGACCGCCGCCTGCCGGACAAGGCCATTGACCTGATTGACGAGGCCGCCGCCAAACTACGGGTGGCGATCTACTCCATGCCGGCGGAGC